In Actinoplanes derwentensis, the following proteins share a genomic window:
- a CDS encoding type III pantothenate kinase, translating to MLLCIDIGNTNTVLATFDGDKLVHNWRIKTDAASTADELGLKIRGLLAGDAVEITGVAACSTVPAALRNLRTMLKRYYDAVPSVIVEPGVKTGVQLAIDNPKEVGADRVVNTLAAHALYGGPSIVVDFGTTTNFDLISAKGEFLGGAFAPGIEISFDALAARAAQLRKVEPTKPRSVIGKNTVECLQAGLYFGFAGQVDRIVERMVEEIGPVRAVIATGGLSWLVKDECRTLTAHEPMITLIGLRMVYERNV from the coding sequence GTGCTGCTCTGTATCGACATCGGTAACACCAACACCGTGCTGGCGACCTTCGACGGCGACAAGCTGGTGCACAACTGGCGGATCAAGACCGATGCCGCGTCGACCGCCGACGAGCTGGGCCTGAAGATCCGGGGCCTGCTCGCCGGCGACGCCGTGGAGATCACCGGGGTGGCCGCCTGCTCGACAGTCCCGGCCGCGCTGCGCAACCTGCGGACCATGCTGAAGCGCTACTACGACGCCGTGCCGAGCGTGATCGTCGAGCCGGGTGTGAAGACCGGTGTCCAGCTTGCCATCGACAACCCCAAGGAGGTGGGTGCCGACCGGGTGGTCAACACGCTTGCCGCGCACGCCCTCTACGGCGGGCCGTCGATCGTTGTCGACTTCGGCACCACCACCAACTTCGACCTGATCAGTGCGAAGGGTGAGTTCCTCGGCGGGGCGTTCGCGCCGGGCATCGAGATCTCCTTCGACGCGCTCGCCGCCCGCGCCGCCCAGCTGCGCAAGGTGGAGCCGACCAAGCCGCGTTCGGTGATCGGCAAGAACACCGTGGAGTGTCTGCAGGCCGGGCTCTACTTCGGTTTCGCCGGGCAGGTCGACCGGATCGTCGAGCGGATGGTCGAGGAGATCGGCCCGGTTCGCGCGGTGATCGCCACCGGCGGTCTGTCCTGGCTGGTGAAGGACGAATGCCGGACCCTGACCGCGCACGAGCCGATGATCACGCTGATCGGCCTGCGGATGGTATATGAGCGGAACGTCTGA
- the lysS gene encoding lysine--tRNA ligase, with translation MTEQNTPAIDPAEDLPEQMRVRRSKRDRLLAEGLPPYPVEVPRTDGIAEIRERYADLPTDTGSGDKVSITGRVIFVRNGGKLCFATLRSGDGSEIQAMFSLDKVGEKSLSEWKTLTDLGDLVSVTGEVITSRRGELSVLADSWAMSAKALRPLPVAHKPLSEETRVRQRYVDLIVRPQARDVVRTRATVVRSLRESLFRRNYLEVETPMLQLLHGGAAARPFVTHSNALDMDLYLRIAPELFLKRAVVGGIERVFEINRNFRNEGMDSTHSPEFAMLEAYQAYADYNVMQAQVREWIQEAAFAVAGSHVVTHQDGTELDLGGEWAEITLFGAISDALGEEVTIDTDLAQLQAYAEKVQLSVDPKWSAGKLAEELFEHLVTGDLQQPTFVRDFPEETAPLTASHRNTPGLTEKWDLYVGGFELATAYSELVDPVIQRERFHAQSLLAAGGDAEAMQLDEDFLRAMEYGMPPSGGMGMGIDRLLMALTGLGIRETILFPLVRPE, from the coding sequence GTGACCGAGCAGAACACGCCAGCGATCGACCCCGCCGAGGACCTTCCCGAGCAGATGCGGGTCCGCCGGTCGAAGCGGGACCGGTTGCTCGCCGAGGGTTTGCCGCCCTACCCGGTCGAGGTCCCGCGGACCGACGGGATCGCCGAGATCCGCGAGCGTTACGCGGACCTGCCCACCGACACCGGCTCCGGCGACAAGGTGTCGATCACCGGTCGGGTGATCTTCGTCCGCAATGGTGGCAAGCTCTGCTTCGCCACCCTGCGGTCCGGTGACGGCAGTGAGATCCAGGCGATGTTCTCGCTCGACAAGGTCGGGGAGAAGTCCCTGTCCGAGTGGAAGACCCTGACCGACCTCGGCGATCTGGTCTCGGTCACCGGCGAGGTGATTACCAGCCGCCGTGGCGAGCTCTCCGTTCTCGCCGATTCCTGGGCGATGAGCGCCAAGGCTCTGCGGCCCCTTCCGGTCGCGCACAAGCCGCTTTCCGAGGAGACCCGGGTCCGGCAGCGTTATGTCGATCTGATCGTCCGCCCGCAGGCCCGCGACGTCGTTCGGACCCGGGCGACCGTGGTGCGCAGCCTGCGTGAGTCGCTGTTCCGCCGGAATTATCTCGAGGTGGAAACGCCGATGCTGCAGTTGCTGCACGGCGGTGCCGCGGCCCGGCCGTTTGTGACGCACAGCAACGCACTGGATATGGATCTTTATCTGCGGATCGCGCCGGAACTGTTTTTGAAGCGAGCCGTGGTCGGAGGCATCGAGCGGGTCTTCGAGATCAACCGAAACTTCAGGAATGAGGGCATGGACTCCACGCACTCTCCGGAGTTCGCCATGCTCGAGGCGTATCAGGCGTATGCCGACTACAACGTGATGCAGGCCCAGGTGCGGGAGTGGATTCAGGAGGCCGCGTTCGCGGTCGCCGGATCGCATGTGGTCACCCACCAGGACGGCACCGAGCTCGATCTGGGCGGCGAGTGGGCCGAGATCACGCTCTTCGGGGCGATCTCCGACGCGCTCGGTGAAGAAGTGACCATCGACACCGATCTCGCCCAGCTGCAGGCGTACGCTGAGAAGGTCCAGCTCTCGGTCGACCCGAAGTGGAGTGCCGGCAAGCTGGCCGAGGAACTCTTCGAGCATCTGGTGACCGGCGATCTCCAGCAGCCGACCTTCGTCCGGGACTTCCCGGAGGAGACCGCGCCGCTCACCGCGTCGCACCGGAACACGCCCGGGCTCACCGAGAAGTGGGACCTCTACGTCGGCGGATTCGAACTCGCCACCGCCTATTCCGAGTTGGTCGATCCGGTGATCCAGCGCGAGCGTTTCCACGCTCAGTCGCTGCTCGCAGCGGGTGGCGACGCCGAGGCGATGCAGCTCGACGAGGATTTTCTGCGGGCCATGGAGTACGGAATGCCGCCCTCCGGTGGCATGGGAATGGGAATCGACCGGCTGTTGATGGCGCTCACCGGCCTGGGCATTCG